One window from the genome of Hyphomonas neptunium ATCC 15444 encodes:
- a CDS encoding acetyl-CoA carboxylase carboxyl transferase subunit beta, with translation MNWINKVTPPGLKTMMSKKDTPDDLWVKCPASGELIYRNDLEQSWYVTPAGAHLRISPRMRFRILFDDERWEPISLPQVPLDPLKFKDDKPYPARLKAAKAKILNRDIKETEDGGAPLLQEDCMVAAYGKIGGVPAVVLVQDFEFMGGSLGMAAGEAFITAAQLALARKSAFVVCTASGGARMQEGTLSLMQMPRTTLAINDLADAKLPYVVVLTDPTSGGVSASYAMLGDVHIAEPGAMIAFSGPRVIEQTIRESLPKGFQRSEFLREKGQVDIVVDRRKLKATVARVLGHLLPMSRRRDDRSTLQLTPPKTHAPKPPEPKVKPD, from the coding sequence ATGAACTGGATCAACAAGGTAACGCCGCCCGGCCTCAAGACGATGATGTCCAAGAAGGACACGCCGGACGATCTGTGGGTGAAATGTCCTGCTTCGGGCGAGCTGATCTATCGCAATGATCTTGAGCAGAGCTGGTATGTGACGCCGGCGGGCGCGCATCTTCGCATCTCGCCCCGCATGCGGTTCCGCATTCTGTTTGATGACGAGCGCTGGGAGCCGATTTCGCTGCCGCAGGTGCCGCTCGACCCGCTGAAATTCAAGGATGACAAGCCTTATCCGGCGCGCCTGAAGGCGGCCAAGGCGAAGATCCTCAATCGCGACATCAAGGAAACCGAAGACGGCGGCGCGCCGCTTTTGCAGGAAGACTGCATGGTGGCCGCGTATGGCAAGATTGGCGGGGTTCCCGCGGTCGTGCTGGTGCAGGATTTCGAATTCATGGGCGGATCGCTCGGCATGGCAGCGGGCGAGGCGTTCATTACCGCCGCGCAGCTCGCCCTGGCGCGGAAATCTGCTTTTGTGGTCTGCACCGCTTCGGGCGGAGCGCGGATGCAGGAGGGCACGCTGAGCCTGATGCAGATGCCGCGCACCACGCTGGCGATCAATGATCTGGCCGACGCGAAGCTGCCCTATGTGGTGGTGCTGACGGACCCGACTTCGGGCGGGGTGTCGGCCTCTTATGCGATGCTGGGCGATGTTCACATTGCCGAGCCGGGCGCGATGATTGCGTTTTCCGGGCCGCGCGTGATTGAGCAGACGATCCGCGAGAGCCTGCCTAAGGGCTTTCAGCGGTCTGAATTCCTGCGCGAAAAAGGCCAGGTGGATATTGTCGTTGACCGGCGCAAACTGAAAGCAACGGTTGCGCGTGTGCTGGGCCATCTGCTGCCGATGTCGCGCCGGCGGGATGATCGCTCGACGCTGCAGCTGACGCCGCCAAAAACGCATGCGCCCAAGCCGCCCGAGCCGAAGGTCAAGCCTGATTGA
- the trpA gene encoding tryptophan synthase subunit alpha — protein MGRERIEAAFAKAKGENRAALVTYLMAGDPSLEESYTAMCALRDNGADIIELGAPFTDPMADGPAIQRAGLRALANGTKLTDVLALAARFRKDDQTTPLILMGYANPIHSMGYEVFAEAAADAGIDGSIIVDLPPEEDAGLREIYSKRGLSVIRLATPTTDEARAAKVADGASGFIYFVAVTGVTGSGSADPAAIAGKVAMVRKVSGLPVCVGFGVKNGAQAVEMAKIADGVVVGSAFVEKAQDAHESGKFETAAPAMGELAGELRRALAGVSKG, from the coding sequence ATGGGCCGGGAAAGAATTGAAGCCGCCTTCGCCAAAGCGAAGGGCGAAAACCGGGCTGCGCTTGTCACCTATCTGATGGCGGGCGATCCGAGCCTTGAAGAGAGCTATACGGCGATGTGCGCGCTGCGTGACAATGGCGCTGACATTATCGAGCTGGGCGCGCCGTTCACCGATCCGATGGCGGATGGCCCGGCCATCCAGCGGGCGGGCCTTCGCGCGCTGGCCAACGGCACGAAGCTGACCGATGTGCTGGCGCTGGCTGCGCGTTTCCGGAAGGATGATCAGACGACGCCGCTGATCCTGATGGGCTATGCCAATCCGATCCATTCCATGGGGTATGAGGTTTTTGCCGAGGCCGCCGCGGACGCCGGGATTGATGGCTCGATCATCGTGGACCTTCCGCCCGAGGAAGATGCGGGTCTGCGCGAGATCTACAGCAAGCGCGGTCTTTCGGTGATCCGCCTGGCGACGCCAACGACCGACGAGGCGCGCGCTGCAAAGGTTGCCGATGGGGCGTCGGGCTTTATCTACTTTGTAGCGGTGACGGGTGTGACGGGGTCGGGAAGCGCTGATCCTGCAGCCATTGCTGGGAAAGTGGCGATGGTCCGGAAGGTGTCCGGTTTGCCGGTTTGTGTCGGTTTTGGTGTAAAAAATGGTGCACAAGCCGTAGAAATGGCTAAGATTGCCGACGGGGTGGTGGTTGGTTCGGCTTTTGTGGAAAAGGCGCAGGATGCGCATGAATCTGGGAAGTTTGAGACGGCGGCACCCGCAATGGGCGAGCTTGCAGGAGAACTGCGCCGCGCGCTCGCAGGCGTGTCCAAAGGCTGA
- the cutA gene encoding divalent-cation tolerance protein CutA translates to MSNLILVRITCPSRRVAEDIAEVALEHRLAACANLEGPVSSTYRWKGVIEQSFEFILWLKAPEANWGKIDALVQRVHPYDVPAIVAMPLTHVSSAYEAWAIENTES, encoded by the coding sequence ATGAGCAATCTCATCCTTGTGCGCATTACATGCCCTTCGCGCCGCGTGGCTGAAGATATTGCAGAAGTGGCCCTTGAGCATCGCCTGGCGGCCTGCGCCAATCTGGAGGGGCCGGTTTCGTCCACCTATCGCTGGAAGGGTGTGATCGAGCAGTCTTTCGAGTTCATTCTCTGGCTCAAGGCGCCCGAGGCAAACTGGGGCAAGATCGATGCGCTGGTCCAGCGCGTTCACCCCTATGATGTGCCGGCGATCGTGGCGATGCCGCTCACACATGTAAGTTCCGCCTACGAAGCGTGGGCGATCGAGAATACGGAAAGCTGA